Below is a window of Halomonas sp. Bachu 37 DNA.
GCTTGAGCGCATCGAGGCCACGCTGGAATCGATCGTGGTAGCGGTCGCTCGCTATCAGCGCGTGTTGATCAGCGTGCCCGACAACGCGACACAACAGCGGCTCGCGGCGCTGTTCGAGGCATACGCTGTAAACGATGACCGGCTCGAACTGGTGACCGCCGCGGCGGATGATACCTGGGCGCGCGATCACGGTCCGCTTACGGTAGCGAACGATGGCACTCTGAAATTACTCGACTACACCTTTACCGGCTGGGGCGGCAAGTTCCCCGCCGAGCGCGATAATAGCCTGACGCGACGGCTTGCCGAGGCCGGCGTCTTTGCCGTGCCGGTCGAATCCTGTGACATGGTGCTCGAAGGCGGCGCTCTCGAGACCGATGGCCTCGGCACGCTACTGACCACCGAGGCCTGTCTGCTCAACCCCAACCGTAACCCCACGCTTAACCGAGCTGAGGTGGAAGCCAGGCTGAACGCCGAACTGGGCATCGAGCGCGTGCTGTGGCTGGCCCATGGCCACCTGGAAGGCGATGATACCGATAGTCATGTGGATACCCTGGCGCGCTTTTGCGACCCTTCTACCATCGCCTACGTTCGCTGCGATGATCAGGGCGACCCACATTATCCGGCATTCAAGGCCATGGAGGCGGAGCTTCAAGCGTTTCGCCAGACCAACGGTGAGCCCTATCGGCTGATCCCCCTGCCCTGGCCGCAGGCGTGCCACGACCCGGAAGACGGGCACCGGCTCCCTGCCACCTATGCCAATTTCCTGATCATCAACGGGGCGGTGCTGGTGCCCACCTATGGCGACAGCGCCGATCTGACCGCCCTCAAGGCGCTGGAAGCAGCCTTTCCCACCCGCGACATCGTCGCCATCGATTGCCGCAGTGTCATCCGCCAGCACGGCAGCCTACACTGCCTGACCATGCAACTGGCGCAAGGAACCCTGGCTGCCCGCTCGATCCTACGCCCCGCTGACTGAGGAACTCCCATGTCCAAGACACTTCGCGTTGGCCTGGTGCAACAAGCCGCCTGGCCCGACAAGGCCAAAAGCCTGCAGGAAAGTGAAGCCGGTATTCGCGAGCTTGCCGCCCAAGGGGCCGAGCTCGTGTTGCTGCAGGAACTGCACACGACCCACTATTTTTGCCAATTCGAAGATACCGCCCTGTTCGACCTGGCCGAGCCCCTCGATGGCCCCAGCGGACGCTATCTGGAAAATCTGGCCCGCGAACTGGATATCGTCCTGGTCGGCTCGCTGTTCGAACGCCGGGCGGCTGGTCTGTACCACAACACCGCCGTGGTGTATGACCGAAAGCAAGGTCGCGTGGGCCATTATCGCAAGATGCATATCCCCGATGACCCCGGCTTCTACGAGAAATTCTACTTTACCCCCGGCGACTACGATCCCCAGCGACAGACCGGCTTCACGCCGATCGCGACCTCGGTGGGCCGCCTGGGGCTACTGATCTGCTGGGACCAGTGGTATCCGGAAGCCGCACGGCTGATGGCGCTGGCCGGTGCCGACATCCTGCTCTACCCCACGGCCATCGGCTGGGACCCCAGCGACGAGGCGGACGAAAAGAGCCGCCAGAAGGATGCCTGGACCTTGATCCAGCGCGCCCACGGCGTCGCCAACGGGCTGCCGGTGATGGCGGCCAATCGCGTCGGTTTCGAGGCCGATCTCTCGGGCTCGGGTGAAGGAATAGACTTCTGGGGAGGGAGCTTCATTTGTGGGCCCCAGGGAGAACTGCTGGCCCATGCCGGCGAGTCCGCCGAACGCCTATGCGTGACTCTCGACATGGGACGCGGCGAGAGTACCCGGCGGATCTGGCCCTACCTGCGCGACCGCCGAGTCGACGCCTATGGCGAGCTTACCCAGCGCTACCGGGACTAGAAGTGCGTACCAAGCCCGCCCCGCTTCGGAATTCGAGTGGGGCGGGCCAGCGCAAGACTTACTTCCAGAAATCGCGGATCGAGGCGATTCCCTGGGCACCGACGGCACGGGCATGGTTGGCGTCGAAGCGCGTCATGCCGCCCAGAGCGAAGACCGGCATTCCCGCACGCTCGACCAGTTGCTGAAAATCGTGCCAGCCCAAGGGCGACACATCGGGATGGGACGGCGTGGTACGCAGCGGCGAAAGACTGACGAAGTCGCAACCCAGAACGGCCGCCTGATCCAGCTGCTTACGGCTGTGGGTGGAGGCGGAAAGCCACTTGTTCTCGGCGATCGGCCGGCGCTCCAACGACATCAAGCGTTCGCTGGTGAGATGTATACCATCCGCATCGACCTCGTCGAGCAGACCAGGCTCGCCATTGAGTAACAAGCGAGCGTCGTATTGACGGCATAACGCCAGGGCGCGCTTGGCTCGCGCCAGATAGGCCTCGTGCTCCAGCTCTTTTGCGCGCAGCTGGACGAGGCGAATGCCGTCTTCCTGTAAGGCTCGCTCCAGGCGCGTATCGAAGCGGGCCTCGTCACCTTCCTCACCGGTAATCAGATACTCCGTGGGCAGCATCACGGCGCGCAGTATGGGCAAGTTGGCCGCCGGAAACGGATAATTGACCAGCTCTTCCATGGGCACCCAGCGCACCGCCTGGCCTTCACGGCCGAACGGTTCACCGGAGTAGGCATGCACTTGCCATACGTCCAGCAGAATATGCTTGTCGGTGTATTCGTGGTGGACCCGAATCAGAGGCTGAGCGCGGGTAATTTCCACACCTAATTCCTCATGCAGCTCACGTTTGAGCCCTTCCAGGCCGGTTTCGTAAGGCGCGAGCTTACCCCCGGGAAACTCCCACAGCCCGCCATGATCCACACTGGATGGGCGGCGGGCCAACAGCACCTGTTTCTTGTCGGCGCTGATGATGGCCGCCGCCGCTACGTGAACCCGTCGTTTTACCAATACATTCATTACGTCTTTTCCACTTTATCCATGGCGGCCAGCCGGCTCCGGCGGGAATACCGCTTTGCTACGGGAACGATAGGATTGCCGGCCCCGGCGTGGGCCAATTAGCTGCGATAATCGGCGTTGATCGATACATAGTCGTGAGACAGATCCGATGTCCAGACGGTGGCGTTTTCCTCGCCCCGCCCAAGGTTGATACGGATCGTCAGCTCGTCACGAGCCATTACCGCGCTTCCCGCCTCTTCGCTGTAGCCTTGCGCCCGGCCGCCGTTCTCCACCAGGCGCACGTCGTCCAGGTCGATCACCACGCGTTCGACATCAAACTCGTCAACCGGCGCCCGCCCGACCGCGGCAAGAATCCGTCCCCAGTTGGCGTCCGAGGCGTATAACGCCGTCTTGACCAGTGGCGAATGCGCCACGGTGAAAGCGACCGCCAAGGCCTCTTCGCGGTTTTTCGCTTCATTGACCTGCAAGGTAACGAACTTGGTCGCACCTTCGCCGTCGCGAATGATCGCTTGAGCCAGCTCGGTCATCACCCGCTGCAAGGCGTTGCGAAACACCGCCACTTCGTCTTCGCTGCTTACCGAGGCACCCCGCCCCGTTGCCACCAGCATGCAGGCATCGTTGGTCGAGGTATCGCTGTCGACGGTGATGCAGTTGAAGGAACGGTCCACGGTCTCGCGCAACAACCGTTCAAGTAGCGTTTGCTCGATCGCGGCATCGGTTACCACGAACCCGAGCATGGTGGCCATGTCGGGCTTGATCATGCCCGAGCCCTTGGCGATTCCATTGATGGTCACCTGCTGCGAGCCGATTTCCACACTGACACTCGCCCCCTTGGGGCGTGTGTCGGTAGTCAGGATGCCCTCTCCGGCCGATTTCCAAGCCGCATCGTCACTTGCCCGGTTATGCAAGGCGTCGGGCAGACCCGCCAATAGCGCCGACATCGGCAGCGGTTCGCCGATCACCCCGGTGGAGAATGGTAGCACCGCCTCCTCGGTGACACTGGCAAGGCGCGCCAGCTCGGCACAACTTTGCCGGGCATCGCGCAGCCCCGTCTGGCCCGTACCGGCATTGGCATTGCCCGTGTTGATCAAGAGATAACGCGGTGCAGTGCCTTGTGCCTGGCAGCGCTCAAGGTGCTCGCGGGCCACCGTTACCGGGGCGGCACAAAAGGCATTGCGGGTGAAAACGCCGGCCACCCTGGCCCCTTCCGGTAGCTCGATAACGACCAGGTCACGACGGCCGGCCTTCTTGATGCCCGCCATCGCGGTACCCAGACAAACCCCCTCGAGGGGGGGCATGTCGGGAAAATGTGATTGTCCCACAGCCATGCAGGTCTCCTTGCGCTTGGCAGACAGTCTTTGGCGTGTCGTCAGCTGAGCTTGCCGCAACACTGCTTGTATTTCTTTCCCGAGCCACAAATACAGGGATCGTTGCGTCCTACCTTGGGGCCTTCACGGCGCGCGGGGCGCGCCTCGCTGTCGGTGGGTGACTCCTCACCATCGGCGGAGAGGTCATCGTGACGGCTGGAAGCGGTCGCCTTCTCGCGCTCGAGTGCCTCGCGGCGCTGGCGCTCCAGGGCTTCGACTTCTTCCGGCTGGCGCACCTGAACATGGCTCAGGATACGGGCGACATCGGCCTTGATGTTGGTCAACAGGTGCTGGAACAGCTCGAAGGATTCCCGCTTGTACTCCTGCTTGGGATTCTTCTGGGCGTAGCCACGCAAATGGATGCCCCGGCGCAGATGGTCCATCGATTGCAGGTGTTCCTTCCACCGGGTGTCCAGTACCTGGAGCATGACCTGTTTCTCGAAGCGCCGTATCAGCTGCTCTCCCGCGGAGGCCACCTTGGCGTCATACGCTTCCCGATGCATCTGCTGCAAGCGCTCGCGCAGCTGTTCTTCATTGAAGCGCTCGTCTTCCTCCATCCATTGCACGACCGGCGCGTCCAGGTTGAACTCGGTCTTGAGATGCACCTCAAGACCGGGAAGATCCCACTGTTCGGGCAGGCTTTGCGGCGGCACGTAATCGCTGATGGCGTCTTCCATCACCTCTTCACGAATACCCAGCACTGACGCAGACACTTCATCGGCCGCAAGAATCTCATTGCGCTGTTCGTAGATGACCCGCCGCTGGTCGTTGGCAACGTCGTCATATTCCAGCAACTGCTTGCGAATATCGAAGTTACGCCCCTCGACCTTCTTCTGTGCACGCTCCACGGCGTTGGAGACCATCTTGTGCTCGATGGCTTCACCGCGCTCGAGCCCCAGTGCCTGCATCAGACGCTTGACCCGGTCGGAGCCGAACAGGCGCATGAGATTATCTTCCAGGGAAAGGAAGAAGCGTGTCGAGCCCGGATCCCCCTGGCGACCCGCCCGCCCGCGCAACTGATTGTCGATGCGCCGTGATTCGTGACGCTCGGAACCGATTACATGCAGGCCACCCGCCGCAAGGACGGCTTCATGGCGCGCCTGCCACTCCGCCTTCAAGCTCTCCACTTGCGCTGGGGTGGGGTTTTCGAGCTTCGCGACTTCCGCTTCCCAGTTGCCCCCCAGCACGATATCGGTTCCGCGTCCGGCCATGTTGGTGGCAATGGTGATCGCCCCGGGACGCCCGGCCTGGGCAATGATTTCCGCTTCGCTCTGGTGCTGCTTGGCGTTGAGGACATTGAATGCCAACCTCGCCTCCCGCATCAGGCGCGCCAGGTACTCGGAGGTCTCGATCGACGCGGTACCCACCAGGACGGGGCGGCCCGCCTCGGTCTGCACCTGCACATCCTTGATGATGGCTTCGAACTTCTCTTCACCGCTGAGATAGACCAGGTCGTTGAAATCCTGACGCGCCAGAGGACGGTTGGTGGGAATCACCACCACGTCCAGGCCGTAGATCTGGCGGAACTCGAAGGCTTCGGTATCAGCGGTACCGGTCATGCCGGCCAGCTTCTGATAAAGGCGGAAATAATTCTGGAAGGTGGTCGAAGCCAGGGTCTGGCTTTCGCGCTGTACCGTCAGGTTTTCCTTGGCTTCAACTGCCTGGTGCAGACCTTCCGACCAGCGCCGTCCCGGCATGCTGCGGCCGGTATGTTCGTCGACAATGACTACCTGACCGTCGGAGACGATATAATCCACGTCACGGTGATAAAGGTGCCGGGCACGAAGCGCCGAGTGCATGTGCTGCAACAGATTGAGGTTCTGGGCGGCGTAAAGGGAGTCTCCCTCCTTCAGCAGTCCCTCGGCGCGCATCAACTCCTCGACGCGGTTGTGCCCCTGTTCGGTAAGCTCGACCTGCTTCTGCTTCTCCTCGAGCAGGAAATCACCGGTGACAGTCACTTCGTCGCCTTCGATCTCCTCTCCTTTTTCCAGGTTCTGGGCCAGGCGGTCGACCACCTTGTAGAGTTCGGTATTCTCGTCCACGGCACCGGAGATGATCAGTGGGGTGCGAGCTTCATCGATAAGAATCGAGTCGACTTCATCGACGATGGCGTAGTGCAACTCGCGCTGCACCTTGTCCTCCAGCGAAAACGCCATGTTATCGCGCAGATAGTCGAAGCCGAACTCGTTGTTGGTGCCGTAGGTGATGTCGCAGGCGTAAGCATGGCGCTTCTCCCCACCGCTCTGGCCGGAGAAGATCACCCCAACCGACAATCCCAGGAATTCGTACAGCGGGCGCATCCATTCCGCATCTCGCCGGGCCAGGTAATCGTTGACGGTGACGACGTGGACTCCCTTGCCGGGCAGGGCGTTCAAGTAAACGGCGAGCGTGGCGACCAGGGTCTTGCCTTCCCCGGTTTTCATCTCGGCGATGCGCCCCTTGTTGAGCGTCATGCCCCCCACCATCTGCACGTCGAAATGGCGCATGCCCATAACCCGCTTGCTGGCTTCGCGCACGGTAGCGAAGGCAGCCGGGAGCAGGCTATCCAGGGGTTCTCCGTTATCCAGACGTGCCCGCAGCTCCGCGGTCCTGGCGCTCAGCTCCGCATCGTCCAGGTTTTCCAGCTCGCTTTCCAATTCATTGATATGCCGCACACTTTTCTGCATGCGTTTGACTTCACGGTCGTTTTTCGAACCGACGACTTTGCGCAACAAATTATTGATCATGAAACGTCCACTATCTGCGTATGGCCTATTCGGGCGTTGCCCGAGTCAACGGGGCTCTTTTTACAAGTACTCTCTCGCAAGTACTAACTTGTAGTATGCTCAGGCCGACGCAGGCGGGCCTCGCCGAGTCAGGACATCGTGGGCCGCTGGTACGCGAAGTAGGACATGCAATAACCGCGACAGACCCGAAAGGCGCTGGAGGGTAAAACGGATATGGCGTATTGGCCGCAGTGAAACTCGGCGGCGCTTCAACCAACCGCAGCGAGCACGCAGCACCGCGGGCACCATCAGGCAAACGGCCACGGCTCGTTCTGTCGAGCGCAACGCATCCGTCTGACTCAAGCTGGCGGGAAGCAGGCAGCTGACCAACAAGCCCGCCAGCCACCAGCGCGCTACGCCGTAGCGACGGTGGCGCCTCGACGTAGCGGCAGGCAAGACAGGAGGTGGCGACATGCTGTGGACTGACTCCCGAGCGTGCTAGGCTCTTCATCATGTGTAATTGCCGGAGCGTGGTTCTGACACGCCAACCGGGTGACATTCAGGGGATTCCCCCAGGAAGCAAGGCCATGAGTATAAAGGTTAAGCGTTCACGCGCACAGCCCATCTCCCGTCTCCTCGACAACTCGAGCGAACTGGGCCAGTTGATGCGCATCTCGCACATGCTCGAGCAGGCCCAACGTCATCTTCGCCTTCATCTTCCCGAGGAGATGCGAGAGCATGTCTTTGTCGGCGGCTATCGCCAAGGCCGTTTGACCGTGATCACCAACCGCGCAATCTGGCTCACCTGGTTGCGCTTCGAACAGACCAGGCTGCTGGAGCTTCTGCACCAATTGCACGGTTTCGAGTCGGTAATCGGCTTGAGTTTCAAGGTGCGTCCGGTGCGCCCGCCGAAACTCCCCGTACGCTACACACGCGAACTTCCTGACGAAGCCGGAGAGCTGTTGTCTCGCTGCGCCGAGGACGTGGATGACCCGAAGCTGAAAGATGCCCTGCAACGTCTTGCCGGCCACGCCAAGCGCGCAGTTCCCGAGCAATAGGTACCAGCTTCCCTCTATCTAGACATTACTCTCACGATACGTTGCGAGCGGCCAGATGCAAAACGGGCGCTGCCTGATGGCAACGCCCGCTCTTGATTGCAGAGAATACAATTTACGCCATGGCTGGCGCGGAGTAGGAAATCGGCGCGATCGCCTTCTCGTCCTCGAAAGTTACGATCTCGAAGGCCTCGGGTGTCGCCATCAACTGGCGGCACAGCTGATTATTGAGCGCATGCCCCGATTTTACGCCTCGGAACTCGCCAATCAGGCTGTATCCCAACTGGTAAAGATCGCCGATGGCGTCCAGCACCTTGTGCTTGACGAATTCATCGTCATATCGCAATCCGCCTTCGTTCACGATCCGGTAGTCGTCCACCACGATAGCGTTGTCCAGACTGCCGCCCAACGCCAGATTGTTGGAGCGTAGAAACTCCAAATCGCGCATGAAACCGAAAGTCCTGGCCCGCGACACTTCCTTGACGAAGGAGGTCGTGGAGAAATCGATGTTGGCCGTCTGCTTCTGCTGCGCGAAGACGGGATGATCGAAATCGATGGCAAACGAAACCTTGAACCCCTGATGCGGCAGGAAGGTGGCCTCCTTGTCTTCCTGGGTCACCACCACCTTCTGCTTGATACGGATGAATTTCTTGGGAGCGTCCTGCTCGGCGATACCGGCAGACTGAATCAGGAACACGAAGGGGCTGGCGCTGCCATCCATGATCGGCACTTCCGCCGCGCTGAGATCCACGTAGGCGTTATCGATGCCCAACCCCGCCAACGCGGACATGAGATGCTCGACCGTCGCCACCTTTACGCCTTGCCAGGAGAGTGCCGTACAGAGCGTAGTGTCCTCTACGAGCTCCGCTCGTGCCGGTACATGCACCATGGGGTCCAGATCGGTTCTGACGAAGACAATACCGGTATTGGCCGGTGCGGGCCGCAGGGCCAGATGCACTTTCTTGCCAGAATGCAGACCCACGCCAGTTGCGCGTATGACATTCTGAAGGGTGCGTTGTCGTATCATGGGCAGTAACCGGACTCTGGTGACGGTAAACGAAAAATTATCAAACAGTGTTCACTTTAACAGCAAACGGGCGCTTCAACAAAGAAAAACACCCGTTGGCTATTGCAATAGCGCTGCTTGCTTCAATCCGCCTGGCGACGCAAGAATGCGGGTATGTCCAGATAGTCGTCAGCCTCGGCGGCCCGTCGGTTTTCCGGCCGCGGCTTGGCGACCGGTTCAGGTGCTTCCGCCCGGGCAGTCGCTTGCTGGCGCATGACAGTCGGCTGCTGCAGCTTGCGGTAATCCGACGCTTCGGCGCTGGTTCGCCGGGCCGGCTCACGCGTAGCCGCCTTGGCCTGACGGCCATCCAGCCCCGCTGCCACCACGGTAACGCGCAACTCGTCGGACATTTCCATGTCGATGGAAGTCCCCACGACGATAGTGGCTTCCTGGGAGGCGAACTCCTGAACCGTGGCGCCGACATCGTTGAATTCACCGATGGAAAGATCCGGCCCAGCGGTGATGTTGACCAGAATGCCGCGCGCGCCATGGAGATCGATATCTTCCAGCAACGGACTGCGGATCGCCTTTTCGGCGGCCTCGCGCGCCCGGTTTTCTCCAGTCGCGCCACCGGTACCCATCATCGCCATGCCCATTTCCGACATCACGGTACGCACGTCGGCGAAGTCGACGTTGATGATCCCCGGGCTAGTTATCAGCTCCGCGATACCTTGCACGGCGCCAAGCAGCACGTCATTGGCGGCGCTGAACGCCGTCAACAGCGTGGCATTCTTGCCCAGCACCGAAAGCAGCTTTTCGTTGGGAATGGTGATCAGGGAGTCCACGTGCTCGGAGAGCTCCTTCATTCCCTCTTCCGCGGCACGCATGCGCTTGGGTCCTTCGAAGGGGAAGGGCCGCGTGACTACCGCTACCGTGAGAATGCCCAGCTCCTTGGCCACCTGGGCCACCACGGGAGCACCACCGGTTCCCGTACCGCCACCCATGCCGGCGGTAATGAAGACCATGTCGGCACCGCTCAGCAATTCGGCGATCCGATCCCGATCCTCCATTGCCGCCTGGCGCCCCACGTCGGGGTCGGCGCCCGCGCCCAGCCCTTTGGTAATCTCGCTACCCAGCTGCAGCACCGTCTTGGCGGAGACCCGCTTGAGCGCCTGGGCATCGGTGTTGGCACAAATGAACTCAACACCTTCGATACTACTTTCGACCATATGATTGACAGCGTTACCGCCACCGCCGCCAACGCCCACTACCTTGATGACCGCACTGCTCGAGGGTGCGTTATCTACCAATTCGAACATAAGCCCCGTCTCCTGAACCGCGATTGCGGCCCTGTCAGAAATTTCCTTTGAACCAGCCCTTGATTCTTGCCAGCGCCGTAATGCCGTCCCTGTCGTCGCGCCGGGAGACGTCATTGCGTCCCGGTGATGCCGAGATTACTCCCCCCTGGCCTTCACGGCCATGCCCATTTCGGGTTTCCTTGAGCGCATAATGTAACAAACCCACCCCGGTGGCATAAATCGGGTTGCGCACCACATCGGCAAGCCCTTTGACATTCTGTGGACAGGCGATGCGTACCGGCATGTGGAAAATCTCTTCCGCCAATTCCCCCACCCCTTCCATGCGTGAGGTTCCCCCGGTCAAGACAATACCGGCGGCGACCATATCCTCATACCCGCTGCGCCTCAGCTCATCGCGCACCAGGGTAAACAGCTCTTCGTAGCGTGGCTCGACCACCTCCGCCAGCGACTGCCGCGACAGGTCTCGCGCGGGGCGATCGCCGACGCTCGGAACCTTGATCATTTCATCGCTGGCGGCCAGCTGCGTCAGGGCACAGGCATACTTGACCTTGATCTCCTCGGCGTGCTGCGTGGGAGTTCGCAGCGCCATGGCGATATCATTGGTCACCTGGTCGCCGGCGATGGGGATCACTGCAGTATGGCGGATGGCACCTTCGGTGAATACGGCAATATCCGTGGTGCCGCCACCGATATCCACCATGCAGACACCCAACTCCCGTTCGTCCTCGGTCAGAACCGCCATGCTCGAGGCCAACTGCTCAAGGATGATGGCATCCACATCCAGGCCGCAGCGCCTGACGCATTTTTCGATATTCTGAACGGCATTGAGTGCGGCTGTAACCAGGTGCACCTGAGCTTCCAGACGCACACCCGACATGCCGAGCGGCTCGCGGATACCTCCCTGGGCATCGATGGAGAATTCCTGAGGCAGGACATGCAGCACGCGCTGCCCTTCGGAGATGGCGCGGGCTCGCGCCGAATCGATCACTCGATCGATATCCGAAGGAGTGACTTCGCGCTCTTTGATCGCCACGACGCCGTCAGAGTTCATTGAGCTGATATGACTGCCGGCCACGCCGACATAGACGGAATGAATATCACAACCGGCCATCAGTTCCGCTTCTTCCACCGCCCGCTGGATAGACAGCACGGTAGACTCGATATTGATGACCACGCCTCGTTTCATGCCGCGCGATGGGTGCGAGCCGATACCGGCAATTTCGATTCCACCATCGTCGGTGGGTTGACCGACGATCGCGACGACCTTGGACGTTCCGATGTCCAGCCCGACCACCATGTTGGATGCGCTGGGTGAGCCTGCCATGAGCCGGGTATTCTCCTTCTGGTTACGTCAAATAATGCCTGCTCTCGTCCGAGAGCGAACATGGTTTGTTATATGTCTTATGCTAAATGCGCAAGGTGGTTGGTTCTTCTATTAGCGACATTTCCCAATATTGGTATCTTCGATTACCGCTATTATCTGGAAGGCAACGTATCGAGAGGGTTTCATCCAGATTCGCGTATTAGTCTCGATTTCTCACGTCATGCTAAAACCTGACGTTAAAAACCTGGTAGA
It encodes the following:
- a CDS encoding DUF721 domain-containing protein → MSIKVKRSRAQPISRLLDNSSELGQLMRISHMLEQAQRHLRLHLPEEMREHVFVGGYRQGRLTVITNRAIWLTWLRFEQTRLLELLHQLHGFESVIGLSFKVRPVRPPKLPVRYTRELPDEAGELLSRCAEDVDDPKLKDALQRLAGHAKRAVPEQ
- a CDS encoding agmatine deiminase family protein encodes the protein MSYRLLPEWHAQDAVQLTWPRADSDWSALLERIEATLESIVVAVARYQRVLISVPDNATQQRLAALFEAYAVNDDRLELVTAAADDTWARDHGPLTVANDGTLKLLDYTFTGWGGKFPAERDNSLTRRLAEAGVFAVPVESCDMVLEGGALETDGLGTLLTTEACLLNPNRNPTLNRAEVEARLNAELGIERVLWLAHGHLEGDDTDSHVDTLARFCDPSTIAYVRCDDQGDPHYPAFKAMEAELQAFRQTNGEPYRLIPLPWPQACHDPEDGHRLPATYANFLIINGAVLVPTYGDSADLTALKALEAAFPTRDIVAIDCRSVIRQHGSLHCLTMQLAQGTLAARSILRPAD
- a CDS encoding Nudix family hydrolase — encoded protein: MNVLVKRRVHVAAAAIISADKKQVLLARRPSSVDHGGLWEFPGGKLAPYETGLEGLKRELHEELGVEITRAQPLIRVHHEYTDKHILLDVWQVHAYSGEPFGREGQAVRWVPMEELVNYPFPAANLPILRAVMLPTEYLITGEEGDEARFDTRLERALQEDGIRLVQLRAKELEHEAYLARAKRALALCRQYDARLLLNGEPGLLDEVDADGIHLTSERLMSLERRPIAENKWLSASTHSRKQLDQAAVLGCDFVSLSPLRTTPSHPDVSPLGWHDFQQLVERAGMPVFALGGMTRFDANHARAVGAQGIASIRDFWK
- the argJ gene encoding bifunctional glutamate N-acetyltransferase/amino-acid acetyltransferase ArgJ, with the protein product MAVGQSHFPDMPPLEGVCLGTAMAGIKKAGRRDLVVIELPEGARVAGVFTRNAFCAAPVTVAREHLERCQAQGTAPRYLLINTGNANAGTGQTGLRDARQSCAELARLASVTEEAVLPFSTGVIGEPLPMSALLAGLPDALHNRASDDAAWKSAGEGILTTDTRPKGASVSVEIGSQQVTINGIAKGSGMIKPDMATMLGFVVTDAAIEQTLLERLLRETVDRSFNCITVDSDTSTNDACMLVATGRGASVSSEDEVAVFRNALQRVMTELAQAIIRDGEGATKFVTLQVNEAKNREEALAVAFTVAHSPLVKTALYASDANWGRILAAVGRAPVDEFDVERVVIDLDDVRLVENGGRAQGYSEEAGSAVMARDELTIRINLGRGEENATVWTSDLSHDYVSINADYRS
- the ftsZ gene encoding cell division protein FtsZ — protein: MFELVDNAPSSSAVIKVVGVGGGGGNAVNHMVESSIEGVEFICANTDAQALKRVSAKTVLQLGSEITKGLGAGADPDVGRQAAMEDRDRIAELLSGADMVFITAGMGGGTGTGGAPVVAQVAKELGILTVAVVTRPFPFEGPKRMRAAEEGMKELSEHVDSLITIPNEKLLSVLGKNATLLTAFSAANDVLLGAVQGIAELITSPGIINVDFADVRTVMSEMGMAMMGTGGATGENRAREAAEKAIRSPLLEDIDLHGARGILVNITAGPDLSIGEFNDVGATVQEFASQEATIVVGTSIDMEMSDELRVTVVAAGLDGRQAKAATREPARRTSAEASDYRKLQQPTVMRQQATARAEAPEPVAKPRPENRRAAEADDYLDIPAFLRRQAD
- the secA gene encoding preprotein translocase subunit SecA; amino-acid sequence: MINNLLRKVVGSKNDREVKRMQKSVRHINELESELENLDDAELSARTAELRARLDNGEPLDSLLPAAFATVREASKRVMGMRHFDVQMVGGMTLNKGRIAEMKTGEGKTLVATLAVYLNALPGKGVHVVTVNDYLARRDAEWMRPLYEFLGLSVGVIFSGQSGGEKRHAYACDITYGTNNEFGFDYLRDNMAFSLEDKVQRELHYAIVDEVDSILIDEARTPLIISGAVDENTELYKVVDRLAQNLEKGEEIEGDEVTVTGDFLLEEKQKQVELTEQGHNRVEELMRAEGLLKEGDSLYAAQNLNLLQHMHSALRARHLYHRDVDYIVSDGQVVIVDEHTGRSMPGRRWSEGLHQAVEAKENLTVQRESQTLASTTFQNYFRLYQKLAGMTGTADTEAFEFRQIYGLDVVVIPTNRPLARQDFNDLVYLSGEEKFEAIIKDVQVQTEAGRPVLVGTASIETSEYLARLMREARLAFNVLNAKQHQSEAEIIAQAGRPGAITIATNMAGRGTDIVLGGNWEAEVAKLENPTPAQVESLKAEWQARHEAVLAAGGLHVIGSERHESRRIDNQLRGRAGRQGDPGSTRFFLSLEDNLMRLFGSDRVKRLMQALGLERGEAIEHKMVSNAVERAQKKVEGRNFDIRKQLLEYDDVANDQRRVIYEQRNEILAADEVSASVLGIREEVMEDAISDYVPPQSLPEQWDLPGLEVHLKTEFNLDAPVVQWMEEDERFNEEQLRERLQQMHREAYDAKVASAGEQLIRRFEKQVMLQVLDTRWKEHLQSMDHLRRGIHLRGYAQKNPKQEYKRESFELFQHLLTNIKADVARILSHVQVRQPEEVEALERQRREALEREKATASSRHDDLSADGEESPTDSEARPARREGPKVGRNDPCICGSGKKYKQCCGKLS
- a CDS encoding carbon-nitrogen hydrolase, with the translated sequence MSKTLRVGLVQQAAWPDKAKSLQESEAGIRELAAQGAELVLLQELHTTHYFCQFEDTALFDLAEPLDGPSGRYLENLARELDIVLVGSLFERRAAGLYHNTAVVYDRKQGRVGHYRKMHIPDDPGFYEKFYFTPGDYDPQRQTGFTPIATSVGRLGLLICWDQWYPEAARLMALAGADILLYPTAIGWDPSDEADEKSRQKDAWTLIQRAHGVANGLPVMAANRVGFEADLSGSGEGIDFWGGSFICGPQGELLAHAGESAERLCVTLDMGRGESTRRIWPYLRDRRVDAYGELTQRYRD
- the lpxC gene encoding UDP-3-O-acyl-N-acetylglucosamine deacetylase, which produces MIRQRTLQNVIRATGVGLHSGKKVHLALRPAPANTGIVFVRTDLDPMVHVPARAELVEDTTLCTALSWQGVKVATVEHLMSALAGLGIDNAYVDLSAAEVPIMDGSASPFVFLIQSAGIAEQDAPKKFIRIKQKVVVTQEDKEATFLPHQGFKVSFAIDFDHPVFAQQKQTANIDFSTTSFVKEVSRARTFGFMRDLEFLRSNNLALGGSLDNAIVVDDYRIVNEGGLRYDDEFVKHKVLDAIGDLYQLGYSLIGEFRGVKSGHALNNQLCRQLMATPEAFEIVTFEDEKAIAPISYSAPAMA